A region from the Toxotes jaculatrix isolate fToxJac2 chromosome 2, fToxJac2.pri, whole genome shotgun sequence genome encodes:
- the LOC121188932 gene encoding guanine nucleotide-binding protein G(I)/G(S)/G(T) subunit beta-1: protein MSELDQLRQEAEQLKNQIRDARKACADATLSQITANIDPVGRIQMRTRRTLRGHLAKIYAMHWGTDSRLLVSASQDGKLIIWDSYTTNKVHAIPLRSSWVMTCAYAPSGNYVACGGLDNICSIYNLKTREGNVRVSRELAGHTGYLSCCRFLDDNQIVTSSGDTTCALWDIETGQQTTTFAGHTGDVMSLSLAPDTRLFVSGACDASAKLWDIREGMCRQTFTGHESDINAICFFPNGNAFATGSDDATCRLFDLRADQELMVYSHDNIICGITSVAFSKSGRLLLAGYDDFNCNVWDTLKADRAGVLAGHDNRVSCLGVTDDGMAVATGSWDSFLKIWN, encoded by the exons ATGAGTGAACTGGATCAGCTACGCCAGGAGGCTGAGCAGCTCAAGAACCAGATCAGA GATGCCAGGAAAGCGTGTGCGGATGCTACCCTGTCTCAG ATCACAGCTAACATCGACCCTGTTGGCCGAATTCAGATGCGCACTAGACGGACACTGAGGGGGCATCTGGCTAAAATCTATGCCATGCACTGGGGCACTGACTCGAG GCTTTTGGTCAGTGCCTCCCAGGACGGCAAACTCATTATTTGGGACAGCTACACCACAAACAAG gTCCACGCCATCCCGTTGCGCTCCTCCTGGGTGATGACGTGCGCTTATGCCCCTTCTGGGAACTATGTCGCCTGCGGAGGCCTGGACAACATCTGCTCCATCTACAACCTGAAGACCCGTGAGGGAAATGTGCGTGTCAGCCGCGAGCTGGCTGGACACACAG GTTACCTGTCCTGCTGTCGCTTCCTGGATGACAACCAGATTGTCACCAGCTCTGGAGACACCACCTG TGCTCTGTGGGACATTGAGACTGGTCAGCAGACAACTACATTCGCTGGTCACACCGGTGATGTCATGAGTCTCTCTCTGGCACCCGACACCAGGCTGTTTGTGTCTGGAGCCTGCGATGCCTCAGCCAAGCTCTGGGACATCAGAGAAGGAATGTGCCGACAGACCTTCACTGGCCACGAGTCAGACATCAACGCCATCTGC TTCTTCCCCAATGGCAACGCCTTTGCCACGGGCTCAGACGATGCTACCTGCCGGCTGTTTGACCTGCGTGCTGACCAGGAGCTGATGGTTTACTCACATGACAACATCATCTGCGGTATCACCTCCGTGGCATTCTCCAAGAGTGGCCGCCTACTGCTGGCCGGCTACGATGATTTCAACTGCAACGTCTGGGACACTTTGAAGGCCGACCGTGCAG GTGTCCTGGCTGGTCATGATAACCGAGTGAGCTGCTTGGGCGTGACCGACGATGGCATGGCGGTGGCAACAGGGTCCTGGGACAGCTTCCTCAAGATCTGGAACTAG